The genomic stretch ataggtccaggtcagcctaataaacttctgctgacttcaatcagtgctgttctctctagagccttttgaagatgcctcgacaatcctgggatgaggaacagtcttttatggaactgaaaactgagtcctaatgaccctggaacactgatgggtaaatagcacaagagatagaaccagagctgaagaccgtccaatccagaacaaagaaagtcagaaatggccattccacaagtgatagcctttctgaccaggacttacctagagaaggtaatctccttcttcagcttatggttgttctcatggacctcagtgttctccatctctaagttgtgcagaattgacatgaccgcctcctccattctctccaggtcttcataatatggatttggcctgaagtgtgacctggccccaaatgatagaatacaatgaacatcggcatttaggaatatatgaactcagggtgggtcctaaattaccccaggctgctgcctggatcttccagcactcagtcacctgcctagcaagtacagagactcaccataaactcactgcaattacaatcttgcaaagccaccagctgtcaagggctttgcaaatgcacactgggaactcactctccctgactttatccctgaattcttcattcagaccacaagttctgctttaaaataaatggaagcagatgagtccattttcaatctcactcctcaggaagggtcaggttctgaatctccattatatgggaggtgaggtttagcacagggtggttagggaggcacagctttctagaacccaaaaccttaataggataagaaggtgaccttgcagacccaggaatgaaacaagagcatttggagcgattcatacctgttcttcatggatctctctgtcagaaacctcaggcgatctctcaggtcatttctctcctcggtaatgagctgcagctctttaatcagcctctccttttccttcttggcctgattctcgcttagttcagtgccaggggatgatgtttctctcccagcgtctgcaggtagaagaacacaagtgagcctgcatggggagaatgcatagagtgttcatagacctcagtgaggcctaaacaggagaataagccaggaacccagtgtcactgctaggcgattggtctatgcttaagaggcctcctcagtggatctcagttctcccactactctatagatacCAAGAGacataagcagccaggtgttccctatgccggacatcacgtgcttacatgtaccacggagatggcttctccaggattatcatcagctgaacagggtacagcttggtttcaggaccctcactcctgtggcttcagaactcagatgataaattcaccatccagaaaacttgagtgattggagacactcagatgccctaccctgatactctaagccaacaactttggatttaaaacgcatttccggggaggatatgttcaacagacttatcagtgtccctatgtgaaataccaaatgccccagaagtgcgaataggttacaggctgaatcttggtctacacgatccaaatagttttggtattttagaaacatgtttgtaacacacactctaatatataaagctaacgatgaccctgccagttagaagaaatcagagaaggtctaagaacataaggttattgcctggagcacaatctctccctgttactactgtcagatacccactgtatttaaagaagcaatgatagtgaaatacattgctgccctgtctaaactcagaaaaggtggaccctccatgactactgatgaggttattatatcaatgtaacataacaaatgaactgaaaagtaaagaccagaagtccacagtataatagcattggccttaccatatcgtcccagtggggatggggaaactaaagttctgaaatcctgactttcaggaattgtgatattcgtggaaattcaattccttttcagatgctccagttgttgtggcccattgctagaaaggtcagcgtaagcctgcagccaccctggcaggaagctcaaaatacactgcccagaacttactccacattccccagaagtgctgtctttgtccatcattactttgagacgaaaggccagactccttcactctagtctctccagaatcgacgttccccctcccaaaacgcttgcgaagacgggaaaacatgtcttagcttgtaaccgccagactcagactgagagaaactagggcactggtcgtCACTACAGTacaggtgacatcacagaggatgccagaactctctaggagacaatagaatgtccaagaagggacagcagatgtcatggggagcagactttgcatccctgctaatgttctccctgtactgagcataagcagatatgccctttccaggagactttcctggggcagagccactgagcatctcctgcttccaaagccaaattttcctcaaggcttgattataaaaaccttagtaattcctatgcatctaaatgaatgtttccttccatatcttgccccaaaatgtctcatcctaactcaaatttcctcattcaccaatgttagccattaaaacttcctgcgATTTCACACCAGATTGAATATGCAGCcaaaagttctcttgtctcattctgtacaggtgctttatatcacatcaagaaatagtctgcatggtaagTTACAacatgtaacttttttttttttttttggttctttttttcagagctggagaccttacttttcttttcttgtgggtgtgccccagcttgtgtgtctgtgtgtgcacagctctgcatgcatgtgcacaacctttatatgtttctctatccctccacctttggaatttaggggtctgttttttgacctcaggatttacctttataatagtttcatggaggtgtaagtgctttattttggaagccccactttcaacagcacagttctttgcctgtgtagtcacatttgtctatacatttgtatgccttgagcagattataagtttgtggcaatatctggtctcatctccagaattatgtgtactgtctgcctctagaatattagttattcggcttgtagcattccacttgtcaaaacaggaaaaatgaaatcagaggtttctggatgtgtgtgtgtgtgtgtgtgtgtgtgtgtgtgtgtgtgtgtgtgtgtgtgtgtggttgggtaagctctgtgtcctaggctcttgacagcataacaggtttgaatgcagatccagccctcctgattgaaaaaagtgagccagggaaccctttatctgggtgcttagcttctgttgtcctgggcacacaattccaagtttctgaagctgaagaagatccaaatatgtagaattcagaaagtgtccttccagggctggggtaatACAAGACagagcctgagttcatataatcctaaaccttgatgttcattgggttctatcttcctggggccagcccctacttcaggccaaatccattttatgaaaacttgaagataaaggagaaagaggtcatgtcattactgcacaacttagacacaaagaacattgaacatcgtgagaaatttcaggagctcaagaaggagattaacttctatcggtaagtactggtcaaaagggcccatcacttgtggaatatccattgctgcctctctttgttctggactggagagcctgcagctctgggtccatgtcttctgctgtttaaatatcactgtgccgtgggtcttttggactcagtttcagttccataagagactgtaacttctcagcacagtgtctatgcatctttagaaggctctggatagaactatactgattcaggcatcagagtgttattaggccgacctgggcctctggggtcataccaggtttaacaaagctcaatgtggggaccacatggttagcatgacctcccttggttctactgtcctcttgtggttgtttactgcctactaattgatgttgcccagatgcattgggctttcatggatagttgtagattccttgttcttttggagagacatggactgttaggtgcttgggtcacagaaacaatttattcttccctggattggccgtttgctgtttgtggagcagccttacatgtatggagatgtattctatgaagtctttatgggtatctgggtcctggtggagtttgtgggatttggcagttggaatgggaggaagaggcttcaggatcttactatgcagagtgtgtttccagcaacctgcacagccggctcctgatggaccaggcatgtatgaagaagaagttggtcacattgaagcaggagagcaaggaggtacagcgatatttgtttgagttgaacccgaatgctgaagacgaacaggagaagaccagcaacctccagacccagcaaaatttggtaggaacaagcagctgagtcagattaacaatgtctgataccatttgcctattggatacatctttgcttcccctatcatctttctaatctccccacacccaatcagtcacccaccccatgtgatagagttattcattgctctgtctatgcacaagtattctgggatgttaaccacttttcagaaactgaattatgggcaagtacacttctctgccctttttgaaactgcagtccagaaatggtgaccgaggaataacatatcacatgactgcatctccctgtcatagattggatgctatgaagagttttgaatgagttcttggtcgtgtgacaaaggtcatacaggggtcatgtgatggttggaagcaccttgtagggataagaaccaagtgcaaatggcaaatgagtcctggtctttggctttgatctgagtatcatgtggccttctactttcttcctgcaacccagttaggtctcttctcctttcccctttcttggttttcactggtagaagtttgaggagcagcttgttctcccacagtactgtgagggttgttggtgactttccccaggctgcagagatatcagcaatgatttcagtgaaaagatcagtgctgtctgtccaatgcagctgaagggacagaaggcagcaacttgacacctggtatgcgtgtccccactaaatcagtgtcttaatagctgccttctcctcccaggtctcaggaactgcaggagacatggaataggacagatcccaagaagacagccccctgaagagtgagtttctctgtcaggagttccctgctgacgacaatcctcaacagtcaaagacttttttggggagaatattcttcttctcagttaatttcctcattgtatagagaccctaaatttatgtatccgtatgccagcctgtctcattgaggtctttctcctctctcataccgacaacaccatttgagagacatctgaggggactgccttgacgtcttgtcctagaggagaaacagcactacaactgtgtttctaaatgttcattaagaaaatgctgttaagaaatgtttttggttatgattttcattgaagttttctttttgttatttcatagttatatattcttgttactgtttttcattttttataccattttagttgttcattttatgcctgttttttgtaaattgtattccttatgaataaaaattgatttgtaactcttgactcttaagaccatcttattcaagggtcctttcccctcctgtagacttagaattgacagctggatatggatctttgcatggtccaggcagcatgagtaaatagggaatttaaagccaccaagctgtacacagggtgatagtgtcttttgtgtggataatgtgactttttttatggacacacactttatgatgtaatcactgacatactgtatccatgctgtcatgtgttctgctcatcctaatctatatcagtctacaacacccattccttattgactgtttgcccagatattgagtaacacacactcatgcctgtagagctgcagaaaaaatgacaactttcacaaaggaatatagaataatcctaatcgagaaccatgtgcctcggtttttcttacaatacagcattagtattaaaccacaaagataatgaccatcaacgtcattttgggaaataggtttttataggtgctgtttcatttgatcattcatatgctgtgttttttattgttgctgattatatttatttttatcatttaactcaatggatctttttttttcaaatgtatgtctgggccactcctgagtgcatttccctcatgatccaaaagagggaatagcattccccattgtagatgattgttagggaccatgtggttcttctgagagagaagcagatgctctaacctgtgagccatcaccacagctcctgtaggtagcttttgtccttccagggcatgtgctatactagatggacacgatcacctcccatttaggagagagatctcaggagatttgtatgtacaggtggttgaggggtgcctgctcaatgtggtagcctgctaggcatccacaccgggctctggtgcctccactgctcattgtgcattcagcatcatcctccagcatcactcagtttcaattccaaacagagctttcacttactatcgatgatcatatagattatgcacatctgataaaatacagaagagactagcctccttctacaggccaacttggcataatgaattcttttgatagaaagcaagataattatcttaatctatgcagtttagggaggtcctcaagagcatccatagtgaatgcagactgcagctgtgaccacatgtttcttttgcagagcaggtctgtgcaagcccagaacttaggtgggatagttcatgtttcaccttttacatggaaatctgtgatcgtattgagaaagtatattttccacgtgactcatttacaatttatggaattaaactgacttactgagagtggaggtgactcagagagataaagtgcagaagacttatccagtatgtctgcaaacagatgctgtctcattagtgcttttcaatgctcagcagctagagaagcaagggagaggcattggtgactctcaagcttaagtcctctagtcattataagctgagcatgacacaaaaagtcataggtatcacactagaatctagtaactagatttaaccaacctatcacattaatgctatgtttggtggtattttttgctctcttaggacctggaagaggcttggggttttctaatcctactcataatttattaatcttcccaacactatgtgctttgttctgttaatgctaacagcgccatccaatacctaggatattttctactgacatgtgtgacgtgagacaaaacagtccctgtcatccctcacctgaataaacttccttagagttcagtgtagttggagggtccttctttcctctccaagatcgagaaacatttccagtcttcagacaagtgtgtcagccattgtccagtgactgtcttgagatgtccacattgtcagctgagtgagggcagggcaggggattggggcagggcagggcagggcattggggcagggcaggggtttggggcagggcacagcagggcagggcagggcagggcagggcaggggattggggcagagtccatgagatgtcagtaggcaacaggccagctggggctagtgtgggtacagggcttctagtgtgggtgtgagaggaggaaattaggaatggtcagattctgatgcagcacataggccggaagcagcttagatcatctcagtgccatatagggacattgtagacactgatgggcagtgtggggatggtagggccccatatagtgctctctgcaggtgtcaggtgaGCATatagtggctctgtcagacttatgacaatcaggcaggcactgggtgcaagtgagaatcatgggacaagccctgtgtgcagcctggtttggggacattcccaggtgccccatggactgcaaattaaaggcaaaggacacagggaagccagcaattcccatgcacaggacataaatacctgtagaactttctagaatttccatagactatctgttactagtcctcattatagaaggcaccaacattctgccctctacttcaacttggtgagacagctattctaactccagcaggaaggcctcagggaagacagtaagaactcgcaggtgaccccttttatattgaaacagggtcttcctatggagcccagagtggctgtaggatactaatgctcctgcctcacagtgactagaattccaatccaccctcaagagcagttgattcatcactagatcagactaaggacatgtgaggccccagggtgctaggattaccagggtcctagtaagtttctccagcctaaattacaacctgagtcagtgctgctatttgggacaccgcctgatgcccagtgacatcacaccttggaactctttgtcaaaaataagctgttatgggaatgaagtagccacacaataaacactggtctggacactcctaggtcaagaatcccctgttggaaatgccttggaccgcaaaattttaaattctatatccttctggcttttagaagatttataaatacaaaaaaagaaagatgggcatagtaatttaagcctgtgatcccagtcatgggaaactgagtcagagtgatggaagactgtaagttccaggccaacctgtgtttcaagaaaaaaaaaaaggcatggtgaagattccactcaagtggaaaccaaaagggtttcacatgggccctgccatccactggtcactacatccactctcatcaccacagccacaggcagacactggggaacatttcccactgtctctctttgggatgcaatccaccccatgattctatgtgaggaatcccccaaaggttgcatcatgtgagggaactagaaagttccaggattgggagaatttaggagtttataattagggatgatctacagctgtggcaaagccttttcccagcacatggcagccctaggtttgcccccaacagtaaaaataaaatcccccaaaataattcaaacaaaatgtcctgaagcctgcgccctgaccagtctcttcaaaagtgcctggaacctgggtccacatttaggacccagcacgacctctgtgacccatgagaagggatctaatatgtgaattagtacagtatgacttatccttgtggatacctttggtgacaataaccacctgacccctgaaaacccatctacctggggggctcaacactcatgtcacccaaaaagcccagatcctagggccagcatgggcaggtggtgaagaaagtttgtctctcatGAACATCAGTTGCCGCTCCtcacctgactctatcctcaggagacaatgtcaccccagaaagtgtgggtgtcaacggctcttcccaggccaaggctggaatactgcttaagatccacaatgcacagcagtgctcactctagagctaaatgttctacagctgaaaggggtgggtgctctgctggccacgcccctcccctgcagtatttagtgcactcagagtggtgcttcagatgtgagggacttcttgaggctactcccatggagaatggcagattcatcagaacggggcacagggtgagttcagagcacagctgggaggaatttagggatgccaagccatgactaagaccagatccttggctgacaggcagttgagctggagaactggcatccaaagtgtgactgcctgaattcctcttagaccaaaagccctggatctgagctactttggtgtgtgctcctaagtggggtcccagacacagctcagaattggggctgtgcatggactttggtgctggcagcaggtggcttagccataaagtgccgagctttcccatctgtgcccactcaaactcctctgtttcattttaggtgtgtttggtatagttttgagacagggtatcttgtagcagcccaactcgctttgagcaacactgtaacataaaaataaccttgaattcaagatcctccaacccctctgtcccaagtcctggaattaagacctccagctatGACCATTTTCTgtagcataggatccatctgtattagagtgagctttggaaatactggagctccgactgttccttagaattcaggtttccttaattcttagcaggagttttgtgatgatgctgatgagagagtcaggagttacactgggagaggtaacagtcctggcagccctgagtgcgcagtgaaagtcaagacagaagcctgctgattagcacctgagtgaaagtgggaggattcagagttcaagaacagactcagttacatacctaagaccgtattgcaacatttttgtttcatttttggcttgttttctttgagacaaggtgttaatttatagccctggctgtcctggaactcacaatgcctctacctcccaacggatggaattaaaggcatgtgccaacatgcacttccactaattaatttttaattaaacatgctggcacaatccagtaatcccagtgcttaagaggcagaggcaggccgatatctggtttcctgacaagtctgatctacagagagcatgtcagaatagccagggccaaacagagaaaccctgtctcaaaaaataaacaacaaaatgaatttgttttaaagaagagaggaacgatttaacagagaattagTGGCCGAGATCCAAATGATATTGGGtagtgcagagtctagcttctgagatgaaactggacaccatggggttagggtggggattctcatcttggactgggagacagagggtgacttcaggcatggaaggtcagtcagtcattagtcaggattctcaatcaagagggtgttgtaagatccaaaatgtgtgagcagtgttctgcatgagactagaagaacccgcctacccatacaaaacagccaatgaagagtaatcacaagcatacgtctggaggtccacaagaggttaacgtccaccttagtgtggattattcagagcacaggtggagaggagtagaagagctgatggtggctgaggcaggagaggagttcgggtgtgaatttcAGCCAggaaaggagcttgtaggtcgggcagagcaatgagaggtctaacagcatagctgttgagatccttcagattaatttgtcttaagagcctcatgccatagccaaggacaggagtagatctgactattgggtgggtgggctcacatagcccaacaggtttggccttgcatctgtgggattccaagtctctccctttagacacagccatggtgaaggtgtagcagtgaaggtgcagatggctttgcaatgcttggcttatggtgttgagtacttcatgctccacagagctagggaatgtcctagaagccagggaggccgagccatgaggaagacatttctccgtgagagagaaatgataaccaaagtcactaagaacttcctgaatcacagtgtctgttaaccatatattttatttacttatttttatgggcctgagtgtttcacctaataaatgcttgtgcaccatgtggtatgtctggtgcccatgaagtccagaacgattccactgaactgcaattacaggctaatacgagccaccatgtgggcactgggaactgaaccctggtcttctgctcttagccactaaaccatccatctcttcagcaccacccccaattgtattgtcattaatatttaaccatttagccctcagtatttgaattaatgcagatgtgacaagagttatagttaccatgatggttcaggcatagacaggcaggcatctcattgtatacaaaatataaattccttctttctttctttctttctttctttcttcctttctttatctttctttgttttactcttggaaacagggtttcttttgtgtagctgacctggaactagctctgtagagggagctggcctagaattcacagagatctgtctgcctctgcctcccaagtgttaggatcaaaggcctgtgccaccaccaccacacatccttctgttttaaaggaaaaatgtagctctacatggcagcacgagtttagtcccagtatagacatttttctagagttcctgaagggcttgctgccttcccctttaggcctggctaacatgagagctccacacctatggggtttgcttcataagagtctggaggatgagggtgacaggctgatatatctgtgtacagcaaaggatgcttggtgaaggtcaagtgggtacagatcagcaggtaaaggctctgccacccagcctcatggcctcagtttgatcatctggtgaaagcagagaactgagtccacattgtgtcctctgctctccatgtgcatatcatggcacaggaacaccacaaactacataaaatgtaaaatgctgaaatgctgagagaagaggcctatggtaggcgcctcctacacctgagacttccaacgccgaaaagcagg from Rattus norvegicus strain BN/NHsdMcwi chromosome 19, GRCr8, whole genome shotgun sequence encodes the following:
- the LOC134483427 gene encoding uncharacterized protein LOC134483427; protein product: MFSRLRKRFGRGNVDSGETRVKESGLSSQSNDGQRQHFWGMWNAGRETSSPGTELSENQAKKEKERLIKELQLITEERNDLRDRLRFLTERSMKNRSHFRPNPYYEDLERMEEAVMSILHNLEMENTEVHENNHKLKKEITFSRNLLSQLLMENTCRKKLVPLKQESKEVHLDCALNQKYLVDFNKKDKDHQRTEPALSGLRKCKRAGIGHTAVRELPEE